TGGTGAGCCGTCCTCCGGCCTCTCGGACGATCACTGCTCCCGCCGCCATATCCCATGGGTTGAGCCGCACTTCCCAGAACCCATCGAACCGCCCTGCGGCCACGTAGCAGAGATCAAGGGCGGCGGATCCGGTTCTTCTGAGTCCTTGGGCTTTCAGGGCGAACGTGCAGAAGTGATCGAGGTTATTTCGCGGTGTTTCCCGGATGTCATAGGCGAAGCCTGTGACCAAGAGGCTATGGTCGAGAGCCCTAGTCTCCGATACGTGGATAGATCGGCCGTTCAGCTTCGCACCCCTCTGCTCGATAGCAGTGAATAGCTCATTTCGTGAGGGATCATAGATGACACCGAGGATGCAGCGTTTCTTGTATTCAAGCCCGATGGACACGCAGTAGGCTGGGTAGCCATGCGCGAAGTTGGTGGTCCCATCCAATGGATCGATGATCCACAGATAGGGTGAAGGGGCATGCTCAACGCTGCCACGCTCCTCGGCCAAAAAGCGATGGGAAGGAAAACGGCTTCGAATATGGTCGATCACACATTGTTCAGCGGCACGGTCGGCATCCGTTACCAGATTGATCGGATTCTTGTACTCGACGTGAAAACCGGCTGCGGTATAGTTGAGAAGGAGGGCTCCGGCTGCTCGACCCGCAGTAACGGCAGTTTCTAGCAGCATATCCGCGGAGAGTGGGTCAAAGGAGATGGGCACGTGAGATTCTACCATTGTTCAGACTTGCAGCTCGCACGAATTGTGCTAGTCTTGTCGGAACAAGCCTTATGATCATGGATAGGCAAAGGATTACTTGCTTTCAGAGAAAACAACCTAGTAGACAATGTATTATTTAAATATAGTATCTTGACAAAGATTACAAGCACTGCTATAAAGCAAGCATGCTTTGAATCTGGAATGGATAAGACGTTGTGGAAGAATTAAAGGACATTCTTGTTGGTCTGGAACAACGGATCAACGCGTATAAGAGCCGATTTCAGGACCTAGAGAAGAAGCGTCGTCGACTGGACGATGAAATCGCGACCATTAAGAAGTATCTGGAGCTTGCGGAAACCCTCTACCGCGTCGAGGCCGACAAGGCCAAGCTTGCCAGCCTGTCAAATCAAATCATTCCAGCTGATGATTCCAAGGGGATTCGAGCTCCACAAATGATGGATGTCACTGATCAATCCCGAGAAATTCTTCTTGGGCGGAGTAAGTATGTCGGGAAAAGTGTTCCTCAAGCCGCTTATGAAATACTCCGGGAATCGAACCGAGCGATGCATGCCAAAGAGCTTGTGCAACGGTTGATTGAGGGCGGATTGCAAATCAAAGGGAAGACCCCGTTAACGTCGATTGCGACGTCATTGAAGCGTGATAAGCGGTTCAGAAAGGTCGGCCCCAATACGTTTGAAGCTGTAGACGACATGCTAATCAAGGCTGTGTAGAGTTGGTCCTAACTTACAACGGCGAAGGGGGGTGAGACTCTTGGCAACAAAGAAAGCAGCAAAGAAGAAGAAGAAGTAATCACCACCATGATGTGATGCGCCGGGGGCACAGTTGCTTGCTTCCGGCGCACCATCCATAACCTATCTCGGATCAGACGCTCCCACCTAACGAGTTCAAAAAAGTCTAAAGGTTCTGCGAAGCAAGACGAGCTCCGTCTCGTAATCGATAGAGGGCTACGCTAGTAAACGCGTAGCGCCCCCTACCTGATTTCAGGAAAGGAAGCGACTGTGAATTAGGAAGCAGCCTGAAGTGCCACAGCTGGCTGGAAACGAGATCGGTGCGAAATCAAACGTGTTCCCTCGACTATTGGGTCGGCATTTAACAGCACCCACTTCTCAGGCTGCTTGAGGATTTGTTGGACGAGACGTGTATGGAGTGCATGTCCCGAGCGGTCTGCGATGATATGGCCGATAAAGGACATCCCAAGGAGAGAGAAGTCACCGATCAGATCAAGGATTTTGTGACGGACAAACTCGTTGTTAAATCGGAGACCGGAGTCATTCACGATGCCGTCTCCAGACAGGACGACAGTGTTATCGAGTGTTCCGCCTTTCCCAAGTCCACGAGCCCACAAGGCCTGAACTTCCTGGAGAAACCCGAAGGTTCTCGCTTCGGCGATCTCGCGCTCAAATGCACCAACAGAGCAGTCATGCTCGTACGTCTGAGTCTTGATCAGAGGATGTTCATAGTGAATTGAATAGGTAATGCGTGGGGTTGGGGATGGTTCGATCCTTACCCGCTTTGATCCTTCGGTCACTTCAAGGGGAGACATAATCTTGAGAAACGGTTGTTTCCGATCTTGCGGAACGATTCCCGCGGCTTGAATCAGGCGGACAAACGGTGCCGCACTTCCATCCATAACCGGGACTTCACTGGCCGTGACATCAATGAAAACGTTGTCCACGTGGAGTCCTGCCAGCGCCGACAGCAAATGCTCGATGGTTTGGACCTGGAAGCCTCCGCCACTGATGGCGGTGCACAGTTCAGTGGGAATCCGATGTTCGATGGAGACGGGAAGATATGCATCGGTATCACCCTGTCGACTGACAAACACCACTCCCGTATCAGGCGGAGCCGGGCGTAGTGTAATGGATGCGGATTGCCCAGAGTGAAGTCCAACGCCGGAACATGTGATGGTCGATGCTAAAGTTTGTTGATTGCGCACAGGTCCTCCATCGTGATAATCAGCCTGCTAGCAACATAAGCAATGCTTATGCCAAAGTTAATGTGTCGTAAAATATTGTTAATATAGAAAAATATATGAATATGTCAGAATTCATGCTGTATCATAAAAGACACAAGTGTGTATTTCGGAAATCCTGCTATTAGAGCAGATACGCTAATATGTTGATGATTTAATAAGTTATGCGAACTAATGCAAGCGTATCGATATTTCCCGTCAAGGTGCCTGACCAATAAGCAAGACTCCTCACACCTGCTTGATCCTCTGAATAAGCCTCAAGAGAAGTCGTAATATTCTCTCATCGCCTCTGCTTGGCCAGTCGATCAGCCACGAATCCGGTCGGTGACCTCATTGATAGAAGACAGCAGCAAAAATGAAAAAATGATGACAAACGGGAAGAGTTGCGTACCCTTGTCTCTACGGTACGCACTATCAGGTAGGCGCTAGACCATTGTAACGGGAAAGCCCTGTCCGAAACCAGGGACGATATTTCTTCCATGAGAGGAAGGATCACGCGCGTGGCGATAAAGGGCAATGCTTCAACCGGGGGGATATGTCGCGTGAGCCGGATTTTCCCGCTGGTCCTGATGGTCATGGCCGTCGTCAGTGGGAACGGGTGCGCCATCAAGCCGATCCCGTTGACGGAAGGCGAGGTCCAGGTGCGGGTGAACGAGGATCGGGCCGTTTTGACGAAAGAGCAAGAGCCGCTCAATGGCCCAGTAGATCTCTACGAGGCC
The sequence above is drawn from the Nitrospira sp. genome and encodes:
- a CDS encoding inositol monophosphatase, yielding MLLETAVTAGRAAGALLLNYTAAGFHVEYKNPINLVTDADRAAEQCVIDHIRSRFPSHRFLAEERGSVEHAPSPYLWIIDPLDGTTNFAHGYPAYCVSIGLEYKKRCILGVIYDPSRNELFTAIEQRGAKLNGRSIHVSETRALDHSLLVTGFAYDIRETPRNNLDHFCTFALKAQGLRRTGSAALDLCYVAAGRFDGFWEVRLNPWDMAAGAVIVREAGGRLTNFSGKDLSIYEQELVASNGHIHEAMLTVLNQAPP
- a CDS encoding winged helix-turn-helix domain-containing protein; this translates as MEELKDILVGLEQRINAYKSRFQDLEKKRRRLDDEIATIKKYLELAETLYRVEADKAKLASLSNQIIPADDSKGIRAPQMMDVTDQSREILLGRSKYVGKSVPQAAYEILRESNRAMHAKELVQRLIEGGLQIKGKTPLTSIATSLKRDKRFRKVGPNTFEAVDDMLIKAV
- a CDS encoding UDP-3-O-acyl-N-acetylglucosamine deacetylase encodes the protein MRNQQTLASTITCSGVGLHSGQSASITLRPAPPDTGVVFVSRQGDTDAYLPVSIEHRIPTELCTAISGGGFQVQTIEHLLSALAGLHVDNVFIDVTASEVPVMDGSAAPFVRLIQAAGIVPQDRKQPFLKIMSPLEVTEGSKRVRIEPSPTPRITYSIHYEHPLIKTQTYEHDCSVGAFEREIAEARTFGFLQEVQALWARGLGKGGTLDNTVVLSGDGIVNDSGLRFNNEFVRHKILDLIGDFSLLGMSFIGHIIADRSGHALHTRLVQQILKQPEKWVLLNADPIVEGTRLISHRSRFQPAVALQAAS